The candidate division KSB1 bacterium genome contains the following window.
AATGGAGGATTGAGTCATGGCGAAGGAGAAGTTTCAGCGGACGAAGCCGCATGTGAATATAGGGACGATAGGGCATGTGGATCATGGGAAGACGACGTTGGTGGCGGCGATTACGCACACGTTAGCGCGA
Protein-coding sequences here:
- a CDS encoding GTP-binding protein; the encoded protein is MAKEKFQRTKPHVNIGTIGHVDHGKTTLVAAITHTLAR